A window from Drosophila miranda strain MSH22 chromosome Y unlocalized genomic scaffold, D.miranda_PacBio2.1 Contig_Y2_pilon, whole genome shotgun sequence encodes these proteins:
- the LOC117192272 gene encoding uncharacterized protein LOC117192272 isoform X1 has translation MNSESIEVLSESDPQLGVSCHRPARLSHGGAPKPATLKLEVTVRSSNYDHVATKDPRIGCKLIFTYTEMYPHLLPKISIKAKMNFPDMFEIKMQEEFRRIRRLNRGTQFFLSIVTRAKDMMDQMVRKLKRKMEATMAAEELEFTLSLSHLPCPQMCSNDSLWQAPNKIMV, from the exons ATGAATTCAGAGTCCATTGAGGTGCTAAGCGAGTCGGATCCGCAACTCGGAGTTTCATGCCATCGGCCTGCTCGGCTTTCGCACGGTGGTGCTCCAAAACCAGCCACCCTCAAGCTGGAGGTCACCGTGCGCTCCTCCAACTACGACCATGTGGCCACTAAAGATCCTCGCATTGGATGCAAGTTGATCTTCACCTACACCGAGATGTATCCCCATCTGTTGCCGAAAATAAGTATCAAGGCGAAGATGAATTTCCCCGATATGTTCGAGATCAAAATGCAGGAGGAGTTCCGTCGCATAAGGCGGTTGAATCGGGGCACCCAGTTTTTCCTTTCGATTGTTACCAGGGCTAAGGACATGATGGACCAGATGGTCAGGAAGCTGAAGCGGAAAATGGAAGCGACCATGGCTGCCGAGGAGCTGG AgttcactctctctctctctcacctGCCCTGCCCACAGATGTGCTCTAACGACTCTCTATGGCAAGCCCCAAACAAAATTATGGTGTAA
- the LOC117192272 gene encoding uncharacterized protein LOC117192272 isoform X2, whose translation MNSESIEVLSESDPQLGVSCHRPARLSHGGAPKPATLKLEVTVRSSNYDHVATKDPRIGCKLIFTYTEMYPHLLPKISIKAKMNFPDMFEIKMQEEFRRIRRLNRGTQFFLSIVTRAKDMMDQMVRKLKRKMEATMAAEELDVL comes from the exons ATGAATTCAGAGTCCATTGAGGTGCTAAGCGAGTCGGATCCGCAACTCGGAGTTTCATGCCATCGGCCTGCTCGGCTTTCGCACGGTGGTGCTCCAAAACCAGCCACCCTCAAGCTGGAGGTCACCGTGCGCTCCTCCAACTACGACCATGTGGCCACTAAAGATCCTCGCATTGGATGCAAGTTGATCTTCACCTACACCGAGATGTATCCCCATCTGTTGCCGAAAATAAGTATCAAGGCGAAGATGAATTTCCCCGATATGTTCGAGATCAAAATGCAGGAGGAGTTCCGTCGCATAAGGCGGTTGAATCGGGGCACCCAGTTTTTCCTTTCGATTGTTACCAGGGCTAAGGACATGATGGACCAGATGGTCAGGAAGCTGAAGCGGAAAATGGAAGCGACCATGGCTGCCGAGGAGCTGG ATGTGCTCTAA